AAGCCTTATTCCTTCTTCTTCGTAGCCTGGCTTGTCTAGCAGGGCGTACATATTTCTTTTGTATGCTTCAACTCCGGGTTGGTCGAAAGGATTAACTCCTAAAACGTATCCGCTTACGCCGCAAGCAAACTCAAAAAAGTAAATGAGTTCACCCATTGTTTCTTCGTTAAGTTCGGGTAAAACCACTCTGACAACAGGTACATCTCCGTCGATGTGTGCGTACAACGAGCCAAGCATAGCCATTTTGTTTATATCGTTTAGGTTTTTGCCCGAAACAAAATCCATGTTGTCCAAATTATCTTCGTCGGAAGGGATATAAACTTTGCTCTTAGGATTCTCTACGTCAATTATTGTTTCAAAAATAATACGCTGTCCGTCTTGAATATACTGACCAAGCGAATGCAGGTCGGTAGTAAAATCAACGCCGGCAGGATATATTCCTTCGCCTTGTTTTCCTTCGCTTTCGCCAAATAATTGTTTCCACCATTCAACAAAATAACGCATTTCGGGGTTGTAGCTGACAAGTATTTCAATTTGCTTACCCAATCGGTACAAAATATTCCTTACAGCAACGTATTCAATAACAGGATGGTTAACAAAATCGGCGTTATTTGTGCAAGTCTTTTGCATTTGTTTGGCACCGTGCAACAATTTACGAATATCAAGTTCGGCAATTGCAACAGGAAGCAAGCCAACGGGAGTCAGTACGGAATATCTTCCGCCGACATCGTCAGGAATGACAAAAGTTTTTATGTTGCGTTTGTTGCAAAAAGTTTTCAATGCACCTTTACTTTTATCGGTAATAGCAACAATCCTGTCGGAAGCACCGTCTGTACCATATTTTTTCTCCAAAATATCTCTAAAAATTCTGAAAGCAATAGCAGGCTCGGTTGTAGTTCCAGATTTTGATATTACAATAACGGAGAAATCCTTATCGCTCACGTAATCGATAATGTGCTTGTGGTATCCCGAACTGAGATTATTGCCTGCGTATAAAATTACGGGCTTGTTACCTTTGTAGAAAGGCATTGAGTATTCGGGTTTTAAGGCTTCTATAATAGCTCTTGCTCCAACATATGAGCCGCCAATGCCAATAACCACAACCACATCAGACTGCTTTCTTATTTTTTCGGCTGTTTGTTCAATGTCGTTTATTAGCTCGTCAGAAATATTTTCGGGCAAGTCTATCCATCCCAAATAATTATTGCCTAAGCCATTACGAGCAAGTAATTCATTGGCTTTTGAAATAACTTCTTCTTCAATAACACCAATATCGGCTAAGTGCTCAAAATCTTTTAAGTAACTGTATTCAAATTTTAACTTTATCATAGTGCGAAATTTTCAAAGTATAAAATTATAATTTTTACGATAACCTGTATTGTTTTAATAAAAATTCAGTTAATAAATGTTAAGCATTAATTGTTTTGCTGAAAATTAAGTAATTTTACATTGTTAAAAAATAAATATCAACGAGATAAGTGAATACAATACTTTAATTATTAATTTTTTTGAAAAGCAAGATTTATAAAATATTTATCGTCTTTATAATGCTGCTCCTTATGGGTTTTGTAGGGTTGCAATTATATTGGATTAACAGAGCTCAAGAGCTTACAAAGACGAATTTTAAACGCAATGTAGATGATGCGGTTAATATTGCATTGCTTAAATTAGAATCGCTTTTCATAAAACAATATAATTTGTGTGGCGATAATCACGAAGTGAATATGCCGGACAGTAGTGTCTTCAACAATTTTCATAAAGACGCATTACATACGTCAAAAGAGATAGACTCTACGTTTATCAACAATTTTATGATTCGTCGCCAACAGATACGAAACACCATAAGAGCCAATATTTTAAAAAGCCATAATAGCATAGAATACAACATTGAACAGTATATCAGTGTTGGTCTTATAGACACATTGATAAACAATGAGCTATTGGCAAAGGGTATTAATATCCCGTACTATTTTGGTGTTTACCAAGCCAAACAAAACAAATTGGTATTACTAAACAGTCCCGACGCTGAGAAAGAAAACCTTGTAGAAACAGGTTTTTATTATCCGCTTTTTACAGGGTTAGGATTTTATAATCAGGATTTATTTGTTATAAAATTAGAAAACGAAAAGAAGGCAATTTTCAGCAATCTATGGTCTATGCTTGTTTTGTCGATAATTATGATATTTGTACTGATAGCCGCTTTTATAGCTATAATACATATTGTAATGAAACAAGAAAAGTTGTCGGTTATGAAAAACGATTTCATCAACAATATGACCCATGAGTTTAAAACACCTATATCAACCATAATGCTTACTTGTCAGGTGCTTACCGACAAAACAATAAATATACAACCCGAAGTTCACGATAATTATTTGAATATAATTTCCGACGAAAGCAAAAGGTTAGGCGAGTTATCTGAAAAAATTCTGCAATCTTCGCTTATAGAAAAAGATACACTCAGCATGAATTATAGGGAGATTAACATCCATGAAATAATAAGCGATGCAATCCAGAAAATATCAATACAAATAGAAGTTAGAGACGGCACAATAGAACAAAACCTTGCAGCTAAAAATCCGGTTATAATGGGCGATAAGACATATTTGAGCAATGTGATTAGCAACTTGTTGGATAATGCCAATAAATACTCGCCCCGAAAACCTGTTATTACTGTTGAAACTCAAAATACACCTACAGGAATTTTAATAAGCGTTTCCGACAAAGGTATGGGGATTAGTAAAGCCAATCAGAAAAGGATTTTCGATAGATTGTACAGAGTTCCAACCGGCAATGTTCACGACGTTAAAGGATTCGGATTAGGTTTGAGTTATGTAAAAATGATTGTGCAAAAACATAAGGGAGAAATAACCGTTGATAGCGAAATTAACAAGGGAAGCTGTTTTAAAATATACTTACCGTTTTATCATTAAAAAGAATTATTATGTTAACAAAAAGAAATTTGACGATTTTATTAGCTGAAGATGACCAAAATTTAGGCAATATTTTGAGTAATTATCTGATAGCAAAAGGATTTGATGTCCAACTTTGTACTAATGGTCAAGAAGCTATTGATATGTTTTTGAAAACACCGTTCAACTTATGCATATTGGATATTATGATGCCAAAAAAAGACGGGATAACAGTAGCACAAGAGATTAGACAATTTGATAAAAAAGTACCTATATTGTTCTTAACGGCTAAATCGATGGAAGAAGACAAACTTAGGGGATTCCAGTCGGGAGCTGATGACTACGTAACCAAACCGTTTAGCATGGAAGAACTTAAGGCAAGAATGGAAGCTATATTAAGGCGTTCGGAACCTGATATGGGTAAAGAAGAAGGTGTTTATGAAATAGGGAAATATATTTTCGACTATAATCATCAGACTATAACCTTTGAAGGCGAAACTCAAAAGCTAACTTCCAAAGAATCGGAGTTGCTGAATTTGTTCTGTCAGTTCAAAAACGAAACCTTAGAACGTAGTTTTGCTCTTAACAGAATTTGGCAAAACGATAGCTACTTTAACGCCAGAAGCATGGACGTGTACATTACCAAACTTCGCAAAATTCTTAGTAAAGACCCGAATGTTGAAATTATTAACGTACACGGTATAGGTTTTAAACTTACGATTAAAGAATAGGGTTGCGGGTTACGGGTTACGTGGTGCGGGTTACGTGTTATCTAGAAGTTTCGGAATGTTTCGGGTTTGACATTTTCGGTCGCTGAGTGCCGAAGGCGTATCGAAGTGCCGAAAATGGATGTAAGGTTAAACTCTGTGGCGCTTTGGGTTGCGGGGTACGTGGTTCGTGTTGCGTGTTACGAGTTGTCTCGAAATTTCAGGACATGACACCCACCACCCTTCACCGACCACCAATCACCACCCACCCACCACCCACCACTACCTACATTTGTTTCTCAAAAAATGCGGTTTGGCGATGAAAATGAATAAGGTCAATGATAGCACAACTGACATTGAGCCCACAAAGTATGTGAGCGACATTCCTGTGAGGTAATCGGATATTTTTCCGCCAATAACCAATCCGGTACCTATTCCCAAATCCCAAGATGTAAGGTATGTTGAAGTTGCACTTGCCCGTTTGTTGTTCGGTGCAATATTTACAAACAGGGTGTTGTACGCAGGAAATATCAATCCATAGGCAAAACCGACAAAAACAGCTGATGATAAAAATATTAATCGGAGATTTGCTATATCGACACTATCTTTCAAGTAGTAAATTAGCGCCAATAGTAAAAAGGCGAAAATACCTATAACGGTTCCAACTTTAATAACTGCCGGCAAATACCCTTTGTCTACAAGTTTTCCCGAAAACAAACGAACAGAAATAAGTCCGGCAGCCAAAAGAGTGAAGTAAATTCCAATATTTGCAAGTTGCAACTCTTCGGCATAAATGGGTATGTAGGACGTTATAGACGCGTATGGAAATGCCATTAAAAACAAGCATATTCCTGCATATAATCCTTTGGGCCAAAAAAATCTGTCTAATGACAAAGGCTGATTTTTAGTTTTTTCAACTTCTTTTGTACATTTTATAAGTGTAGCAAATATAAAGCCTACAATTCCGGTACAAATAGCGAACACAAAAACCGCCTTAGCCGAATAAGTCTCGTAAATAAGCATTGAAAGCATAGGTCCCATTGCCATAGCCACGTTGTTTGTGGTTCCAAAATATCCCAAGCCTTCGCCCCGCCTTGATGCAGGCATTATATCTATAACCAAGCTGCTACTTGCTGTTGTAACGCTACCAAAAGTTATACCGTGAAAAACCCTTACAAGTATAAACAACAGCAACATTGAAGCGTACAAATATCCTACAAAAACAGCTACAAATGCAATGTATGCAATTAGATATATTGGTTTTCTGTTTATCATGTCTAGAAAATACGCTGCAATAGGTCGTATGATTAGAGCCGCAATTGTGTACGACGATAAAACCAACCCTACTATTGTTTTGCTTACGTCAAACTCTTCGATAAGGTAAAAAGGCATTATAGGCAAGAGCAGATAAAAAGTAAAAAACAGGAAAAAGTTAGCTATACACATGTATATAAAGCTAGCCGTCCACAATTTTTCTTTTGTTGCCATATTTTTGTTTTTAGTCGGCAAATGTAATCAATTGTTGAGACTATTTGGGGAAATTAATTGTGTTACGTGTTTCGGGTTGCGGGTTACGTGGCAATTAGCAATTAACAATGTGAAATGAGCAATTGATAATCATTAGCCAATGGCTTAAGACCTGAAACATACGGGCTTATGAAGTCAACATCCAATAACACCATTCACCGACCACCATACACCATTCACCAACTCATTCAGCCGAAATACACGTCTTTTAAGGCACAAATTACCAATTAAATATACTACTCGTTTTTATTTTGCTTTTTTTTAGGCATTCTGCCGCTATCTTTCAGAGCTTGGTCTAACAAGTACGCAATTTGCCCGTTGGTGCTGCGAAATTCGTCAGCAGCCCATTTTTCAATTGCTTCCATTGTTTCTGCATCAATGCGCAAAACAAAACTTTTATTTTTAGATGTTTTTGCCAATTTGCTGATAATTTTTTACTTTTTCCAATGCTTCCTGTACCAACTCGGGTTTACGCGTACCGATTAATATTTTCTTTCCGTTTTTAAGAACCAACTGTAACCCCATATTTCCACTCACGTTGTAAGCTATGTCTTTTCCGCTTTTAAATTTCACTTCAAAACTTTTGTGTCTTCTCAATCCCCAGCCGCCGTATTCTTTTACTGGTTTGTATTTGCGTATGTATGCTTCTTGTATATCGTCCCAAGCAAAAAACTTATACCTTCTATGAAATGGGAAATATCTTACATATACACCATCGGATCCAATAGCAGTATTCATCTTGGTTATAAAAACGAAAACGATTAGTATAATAACTATTAGCAAAGGTATAACTGTTTGTAATATCATTGAAGATCTTGAACAGTTATTGTTTAATTGCTGTTGTGCAGTATAATTATTAACGATAGCGTAAATAATTAAAGCGATAAATCCGATAATAATTACCCACAGTTGCCAATTTGAAAATCGTTGCGTTTCGGTGTACAGAATTTTACTTCTAGTCATATTGTTTTTACTGATACAAGGTTCCGGTATTTACTATTGGTTGTGCGTTTTCTTCGCCGCATAGTACTACCATCAAATTGCTTACCATTGCTGCTTTTTTATCGTCGTCTAATTCAATAACATTTTCTTCCGATAGTTTTTTCAAAGCTATTTGTACCATTCCTACAGCACCTTCTACAATTTTTTCGCGAGCAGCAATAATTGCGTTAGCTTGTTGACGACGTAGCATAACAGCAGCTATTTCGGGAGCGTAAGCAATGTAGTTTACGCGTGCTTCTATTACTTCTATTCCGGCAATAGCAAGGCGGTCGTTAATTTGTTTTTCAAGAATTTCGTTCATCTCGTCGCCACCCGAACGTAAAGTAAGCTCGTCCGATTCTTCCGACTGTAGATGGTCGTAGGGATACAATCCGGCTACGTAGCGTAGTGCAGCATCGCTCTGAATTTGTACAAAGTTTTCGTAAGCTCTCATCTTGTCGTTTACACTGTCGCGCACGCCTGTACCCATTACGCTCGACATCATAGATTTGTTGTCTATTTCAAACGATGCTTTGTAGGTGTCAACAACTTTCCATACTACTACCATTCCTATCATTATTGGGTTACCGGCTTTATCGTTAACCTTGATTGGCTCGGCATCTAAGTTTCTGGCTCTTAGGGTTAATTTCTTCTTGCTAAATAAAGGATTTACCCAAAAAAATCCGTTTTGTTTTACCGTGCCAACATATTTACCAAAAAATATGAGCACGCGCGCTTCGTTGGGTTCTATAAGCATAAAACCGAACCAAAATAAAGTGTTAACGGCAAACAAAAATACCGATAGTAATAGGAAAAACACCATTGCACCAGGGCTTAGTATTGGTGAGTTAACAACATTGGCAACTAATACTATTATTCCGATTAGGAAGATAAAATTAGCTATAACCATTCCAATTCCGGATAGTTTCAGACCGGAATAAATTTCTTCTTTTGTTTTCATGTGCGTTTGTTTTTAAGTTTAAAATGATATTATTTTGATATCACAAAAGTATTGCAATTTTATTAACTAGCAAATTTTTTTTAATATTTTTTTATTGTTGTTTGATAAAGTCTTGAAAAAAACGCCGTTATGTGGCTTGTGTTAAAGCCGTTAGCCCCCGAAGTCTCGGGGCTGTTAGCTGTTGGCTGGTAAAGTTAGAAATTAGAAGTCAGAAGGTAGAAGTATGTATTAGTATTAACAAATACTCTAAATTTCTAATTTCTGATTTCTAACTTCTAAAACCCGCAACCCGCAACCCGAACCACGCATCTGCCAAAAGCCAATGGCTAAGAGCCAAGAGCCAATAACCAACAGCAGCTTTGCAATTAAAAATTTTCAAATTGACAATTTTTCGGTTTGCTAATTATATGCTAAAACGCATAAAACAAAAGGGGCTGACTCGTTTTTATTTTGAGTCAGCCCCTTAAAAATTTTTACAAAATTATTTTTTTACCAGGTAGGTAAGAAAGAATAATTATTTGAATAGTTTAGCATTTGAGTTGCAAAGTCGTCGGGATAGCTGATGGTTACCTTTTTGGTACCGTTTTCTTCAACCATCTGAATTTCGGGATTAATAAATCCACTGTATGGAGCTATATTAAGTTTTGCGTAGCGTTCCAAAACTTCTTTATGCAATTCTTGATCAACTTTAATACCGTAAGTTTCAACTAAATTTTTACCTGCTTCATAATCGCCTTCCGATTTAATTCTTTGAACTTCGGCAAGAAGTTTACCAAATAGCTGGCGAAGTTTATCGTAGTCGTTAATTTTAATGTAAGTTTTTCCATCAACAATGTATTTTTCGATAACATTATCGGCTTTGCCGTTTTCGTAGCTCCAGTTAGCAATAGTTTGTCTGTTGCGCATGTGGGCTTGCTCTATATCTTTACCGGGCTGTATGCGAGTAAGCTGAGTCATCAAACCGTTTCTGATGTACGAGTCGTATTCGGCTTTTGCAGCTTCTTTATTCGGAATTATTCCCAATTCAACAACTTTGTCATCCATTATATAATAAAGAGCGAACAAGTCGGCACGAGTTTCTTCCAAGGCACTTGAGTAGTTTTTAAGAGCTTCGCTAGAGGTTCCGGGTAACAATTGTCCCGAGCCGTGTCCTAAGCACTCGTGTAGGTCGGTGTGAACATTGCCGGCTAAAGAGCCGTACTCTTTACTTCTTTTAATAACGTCTTGTTCGTGAGTAAATTCTTCTAGGAATCCGTTACCTTCAGCGGCTTTGCCGTAGGCATATGTTATGTTTTCTATAGTTACTGATTTAGAACCGTAGTCTCTTCTAATCCAATCGGCGTTGGGCAAGTTGATACCTATAGGTGTTGATGGGTGGCAGTCGCCGCCAAGTTGAGCAACAGTAATAACTTTTGCCGAAACACCTTTAACTGTTTCTTTTTTAAAGCGAGGATCAATAGGCGAGTTATCTTCGAACCATTGAGCATTTTCGCTTATAATTTTGGTTCTTTTAGTAGCTTCAATATTTTTGAAATTAACTATAGCTTCCCATGTTGCCTTTCTGCTGAAAGGATCGCCGTAAGTTTCGATAAAACCGTTTACATAGTCAACATTGCTTTCTAAGTCTTGAACCCAAATAACGTTGTAATCGTCCCAAGTTTTCAAACAACCTGTTTTGTAGTACTCAATAAGTTTTTCAAAACCGACTTTTTGTTGTTCATTTTCGGCAACGGTAATAGCTTTTTCCAACCAGTAAATGATTTTTTCTATTGCTTCCGAATATCTGCCGCCAAGTTTATAAACGTCTTCTTTAATCACTCCGTTTTCTTTATAAACTCTTGAGTTTAGTCCTAACGAAAGCGGTCTTTCGGGGTCGGGCTGCTCCATGTTGTCGTAGAATTTTTCAACTTCTTTTTGTGTAATGCCTTCGTAGAAGTTTACGGCAGAAGTTTGAACTATATCAACACCTTCTTGCAGGTTAACACCTTTGGGCAGATAGTTGGGGTCAAACATTACAGGTTCTAGTGTTTTAACGAGGTCAGCAACAGTTTCGCCTTCTTTAACAGGAAATAATGTTTGGTCTGAATTTTCTACCAAGGTATTGAAGTATTCTTTAGAAAATTCGGGCATAATTTTATCTGAGGCGTAGTGATGGTAAATTCCGTTGCTAAACCAAATTCTTTTCAAATAAACAACAAAATTTTCCCAATCTTCTCCGGATTTTTCTCCGTTGTAGGTTTGGTAAATGTTTTCTAAGGTGCGTCTGACAGCTAAGTTATACTTACCGTTTTGGTCGAAAAGGATGTCGCGTCCGCATTTTGTAGCTTCGCTTAAATAGTATATAAGTTCTTGTTGCTGAGGTGTCAGCTCATCGAAACCCGGAACTTGATATCTAAGAATGTTGAGGTCGGCAAATTTTTCTGAAAAGAACGAAAAATCATCGCCGGAGGTTACGTCTTTTTTGTTGTTACACGAACTTAATACAAATA
Above is a window of Lentimicrobiaceae bacterium DNA encoding:
- a CDS encoding dihydrofolate reductase translates to MRIKLLFLTLMTLFVLSSCNNKKDVTSGDDFSFFSEKFADLNILRYQVPGFDELTPQQQELIYYLSEATKCGRDILFDQNGKYNLAVRRTLENIYQTYNGEKSGEDWENFVVYLKRIWFSNGIYHHYASDKIMPEFSKEYFNTLVENSDQTLFPVKEGETVADLVKTLEPVMFDPNYLPKGVNLQEGVDIVQTSAVNFYEGITQKEVEKFYDNMEQPDPERPLSLGLNSRVYKENGVIKEDVYKLGGRYSEAIEKIIYWLEKAITVAENEQQKVGFEKLIEYYKTGCLKTWDDYNVIWVQDLESNVDYVNGFIETYGDPFSRKATWEAIVNFKNIEATKRTKIISENAQWFEDNSPIDPRFKKETVKGVSAKVITVAQLGGDCHPSTPIGINLPNADWIRRDYGSKSVTIENITYAYGKAAEGNGFLEEFTHEQDVIKRSKEYGSLAGNVHTDLHECLGHGSGQLLPGTSSEALKNYSSALEETRADLFALYYIMDDKVVELGIIPNKEAAKAEYDSYIRNGLMTQLTRIQPGKDIEQAHMRNRQTIANWSYENGKADNVIEKYIVDGKTYIKINDYDKLRQLFGKLLAEVQRIKSEGDYEAGKNLVETYGIKVDQELHKEVLERYAKLNIAPYSGFINPEIQMVEENGTKKVTISYPDDFATQMLNYSNNYSFLPTW
- a CDS encoding response regulator transcription factor, yielding MLTKRNLTILLAEDDQNLGNILSNYLIAKGFDVQLCTNGQEAIDMFLKTPFNLCILDIMMPKKDGITVAQEIRQFDKKVPILFLTAKSMEEDKLRGFQSGADDYVTKPFSMEELKARMEAILRRSEPDMGKEEGVYEIGKYIFDYNHQTITFEGETQKLTSKESELLNLFCQFKNETLERSFALNRIWQNDSYFNARSMDVYITKLRKILSKDPNVEIINVHGIGFKLTIKE
- a CDS encoding SPFH domain-containing protein, translating into MKTKEEIYSGLKLSGIGMVIANFIFLIGIIVLVANVVNSPILSPGAMVFFLLLSVFLFAVNTLFWFGFMLIEPNEARVLIFFGKYVGTVKQNGFFWVNPLFSKKKLTLRARNLDAEPIKVNDKAGNPIMIGMVVVWKVVDTYKASFEIDNKSMMSSVMGTGVRDSVNDKMRAYENFVQIQSDAALRYVAGLYPYDHLQSEESDELTLRSGGDEMNEILEKQINDRLAIAGIEVIEARVNYIAYAPEIAAVMLRRQQANAIIAAREKIVEGAVGMVQIALKKLSEENVIELDDDKKAAMVSNLMVVLCGEENAQPIVNTGTLYQ
- a CDS encoding HAMP domain-containing sensor histidine kinase; protein product: MKSKIYKIFIVFIMLLLMGFVGLQLYWINRAQELTKTNFKRNVDDAVNIALLKLESLFIKQYNLCGDNHEVNMPDSSVFNNFHKDALHTSKEIDSTFINNFMIRRQQIRNTIRANILKSHNSIEYNIEQYISVGLIDTLINNELLAKGINIPYYFGVYQAKQNKLVLLNSPDAEKENLVETGFYYPLFTGLGFYNQDLFVIKLENEKKAIFSNLWSMLVLSIIMIFVLIAAFIAIIHIVMKQEKLSVMKNDFINNMTHEFKTPISTIMLTCQVLTDKTINIQPEVHDNYLNIISDESKRLGELSEKILQSSLIEKDTLSMNYREINIHEIISDAIQKISIQIEVRDGTIEQNLAAKNPVIMGDKTYLSNVISNLLDNANKYSPRKPVITVETQNTPTGILISVSDKGMGISKANQKRIFDRLYRVPTGNVHDVKGFGLGLSYVKMIVQKHKGEITVDSEINKGSCFKIYLPFYH
- a CDS encoding glucose-6-phosphate isomerase — protein: MIKLKFEYSYLKDFEHLADIGVIEEEVISKANELLARNGLGNNYLGWIDLPENISDELINDIEQTAEKIRKQSDVVVVIGIGGSYVGARAIIEALKPEYSMPFYKGNKPVILYAGNNLSSGYHKHIIDYVSDKDFSVIVISKSGTTTEPAIAFRIFRDILEKKYGTDGASDRIVAITDKSKGALKTFCNKRNIKTFVIPDDVGGRYSVLTPVGLLPVAIAELDIRKLLHGAKQMQKTCTNNADFVNHPVIEYVAVRNILYRLGKQIEILVSYNPEMRYFVEWWKQLFGESEGKQGEGIYPAGVDFTTDLHSLGQYIQDGQRIIFETIIDVENPKSKVYIPSDEDNLDNMDFVSGKNLNDINKMAMLGSLYAHIDGDVPVVRVVLPELNEETMGELIYFFEFACGVSGYVLGVNPFDQPGVEAYKRNMYALLDKPGYEEEGIRLRSRME
- a CDS encoding MFS transporter, with the translated sequence MATKEKLWTASFIYMCIANFFLFFTFYLLLPIMPFYLIEEFDVSKTIVGLVLSSYTIAALIIRPIAAYFLDMINRKPIYLIAYIAFVAVFVGYLYASMLLLFILVRVFHGITFGSVTTASSSLVIDIMPASRRGEGLGYFGTTNNVAMAMGPMLSMLIYETYSAKAVFVFAICTGIVGFIFATLIKCTKEVEKTKNQPLSLDRFFWPKGLYAGICLFLMAFPYASITSYIPIYAEELQLANIGIYFTLLAAGLISVRLFSGKLVDKGYLPAVIKVGTVIGIFAFLLLALIYYLKDSVDIANLRLIFLSSAVFVGFAYGLIFPAYNTLFVNIAPNNKRASATSTYLTSWDLGIGTGLVIGGKISDYLTGMSLTYFVGSMSVVLSLTLFIFIAKPHFLRNKCR